Proteins encoded together in one Vigna angularis cultivar LongXiaoDou No.4 chromosome 5, ASM1680809v1, whole genome shotgun sequence window:
- the LOC108339308 gene encoding serine/threonine-protein kinase STY46-like, translating to MEFVEQIGPNSYKGVYMGNKVGIEKLKGYDKGNSYKFELHKDLLELMTCGHRNILQFCDICVDDNHGLCVVTKFIEGGSIHDLMLKMYITHSCIKVEGKKKPFYYLNSTLNQGIRPPSTASVH from the coding sequence ATGGAGTTTGTTGAGCAGATTGGGCCAAATTCGTACAAGGGAGTTTATATGGGGAATAAGGTTGGGATTGAGAAGCTGAAGGGGTATGATAAAGGGAATTCTTACAAGTTTGAGCTCCACAAGGATTTGTTGGAACTCATGACTTGTGGTCACAGGAACATTCTGCAGTTCTGCGATATTTGTGTGGATGATAATCATGGGTTGTGTGTGGTGACCAAGTTCATTGAAGGTGGATCTATTCATGACCTGAtgttaaaaatgtatattaccCATTCTTGCATAAAGGTTGAGGGAAAGAAAAAACCCTTCTACTACCTCAATTCAACTCTAAACCAAGGCATAAGACCCCCCTCTACTGCCTCAGTTCACTAg
- the LOC108340034 gene encoding senescence-specific cysteine protease SAG39 → MSSFSQNNNILVLLLVFTFWTCHAVSRRLPDAFSSERHEKWMAQYGKVYEDAAEKEKRFQIFKNNLQFIESFNAAGDKPFNLSINRFADLHNEEFKALLINGQKKEHSEWTATETSSFRYDSVTEIPATVDWRKKGAVTPIKDQGTCRSCWAFSTVATIEGLHHITKGELVSLSEQELVDCVRGDSEGCIGGYVEDAFEFLAKKGGIASETNYPYKGVNKSCKVKKESHGVAKIKGYEKVPANSEKALMKAVAHQPVSAYVEAGGSAFQFYSSGIFTGKCGTETDHSVTVVGYGKGGDGSKYWLVKNSWGTEWGEKGYMRMKRDTRAKEGLCGIATGAFYPTV, encoded by the exons ATGAGTTCATTTAGccaaaataacaatattttagttttgttgcTTGTTTTCACTTTCTGGACATGCCATGCAGTGTCTCGCAGGTTGCCTGACGCCTTCTCATCAGAGAGACATGAGAAGTGGATGGCACAGTATGGTAAGGTGTACGAGGATGCTGCTGAGAAGGAGAAACGGTTCCAAATATTCAAGAACAATTTGCAGTTCATTGAGTCCTTCAATGCTGCTGGGGACAAACCTTTCAACCTAAGCATTAACCGATTTGCTGACCTCCATAACGAAGAGTTTAAGGCTTTACTAATTAATGGTCAGAAGAAGGAACATAGCGAATGGACAGCAACAGAAACATCATCGTTTAGGTATGACAGTGTCACTGAGATTCCTGCTACCGTGGACTGGAGGAAAAAAGGTGCTGTTACTCCGATCAAGGACCAAGGCACATGTC GAAGTTGTTGGGCATTTTCAACTGTGGCTACAATCGAGGGTCTCCATCATATAACTAAAGGTGAATTGGTGTCCCTATCAGAGCAAGAACTGGTAGATTGTGTGAGAGGTGACAGCGAGGGATGCATTGGTGGTTATGTGGAAGATGCCTTTGAGTTTCTTGCTAAGAAAGGAGGAATAGCAAGTGAAACAAACTACCCCTACAAAGGGGTTAACAAGAGTTGTAAGGTTAAGAAGGAAAGTCATGGTGTGGCTAAGATCAAAGGGTACGAGAAAGTTCCTGCTAACAGTGAAAAGGCACTCATGAAAGCTGTGGCACATCAACCAGTGTCAGCTTATGTGGAAGCTGGAGGATCAGCTTTCCAGTTTTATTCAAGTGGGATTTTTACAGGAAAGTGTGGAACTGAAACTGATCATTCTGTTACAGTGGTTGGTTATGGAAAAGGTGGTGATGGTAGTAAGTATTGGCTAGTAAAGAATTCATGGGGAACTGAATGGGGTGAGAAAGGGTACATGAGGATGAAGAGAGATACACGTGCCAAGGAAGGTTTATGCGGAATTGCTACCGGTGCCTTTTATCCAACTGTTTGA